One segment of Phragmites australis chromosome 13, lpPhrAust1.1, whole genome shotgun sequence DNA contains the following:
- the LOC133888221 gene encoding kinesin-like protein KIN-14I, with protein MAAGGLGPTQHQEPNGGSGSITNGGAAAVSAATPLHSSASSNVNGAADGYDSDGYSFAPPTPSTLSMSIPPELAGAIPLIDRFQVEGFLKSMQKQIHSAGKRGFFSKKSVGPQAREKFTLEDMLCFQKDPIPTSLLKISSDLVSRSIKLFHVILKYMGIDSPAIISLDERIELVAKLYKHTLKRSELRDELFAQISKQTRNNPDRGWSIRAWELMYLCASSMPPSKDIGAYLSEYVHYIAHGATADSDVRVLALNTLNALKRSVKAGPRVTIPAREEIEALLTSRKLTTIVFFLDETFEEITYDMTTTVADAVEELAGIIKLSVYSSFSLFECRKVVNGSKSSEVGNEEYIGLDDNKYIGDLLSEFKSAKDRNKGEILHCKLVLKKRLFRESDEAVTDPMFVQLSYVQLQHDYILGNYPVGRDDAAQLSALQILVEIGFIDNPESCVEWISLLERFLPRQVAITRAKRDWELDIISRYQLMEHLSKDDARQQFLRILRTLPYGNSVFFSVRKIDDPIGLLPGRIILGINKRGVHFFRPVPKEYLHSAELRDIMQFGSSNTAVFFKMRVAGVLHIFQFETKQGEEICVALQTHINDVMLRRYSKARSATSAISQNDVTQTNKPQNVEMYEKRVQELTKAVEESQKKADWLREDLQLKTKQETEMQEELEGLRDTLQSERQSFSEVKSEMDKLKSLCAEKESALQAALIEKSRLETILTSGQGHSESNNKIEASGNRRERDALTTVGSINSDIEMVTKLKEELKSRQQELDALKEVSKRLMSEKNLLDQKVQRLERMKSEEKSTMEKVYGDECRKLKSQIAVLEQKLEVTTRSLNVAKSNLAVRIAEVDTLQTSLKELDELREFKADVDRKNQQTAEILKRQGAQLVELENLYKQEQVLRKRYYNTIEDMKGKIRVFCRLRPLSDKELSLEEKNIVCSPDEFTIAHPWKDDKSKQHIYDRVFDAGTTQEEVFEDTKYLVQSAVDGYNVCIFAYGQTGSGKTFTIYGSDNNLGLTPRATFELFRVIKNDGNKYSFSLKAYMVELYQDNLVDLLLPKNAKQQKLEIKKDSKGVVTVENATVVSISSIEELRAIISRGSERRHTAGTNMNDESSRSHLILSIVIESTNLQTQSYARGKLSFVDLAGSERVKKSGSAGKQLKEAQSINKSLSALADVIGALSSDGQHIPYRNHKLTMLMSDSLGGNAKTLMFVNVSPAESNLEETYNSLMYASRVRCIVNDTSKHVAPKEIMRLKKLIAYWKEQAGKRSDDDELEEIQEERISKEKSDNRLTS; from the exons atggcGGCCGGCGGGCTGGGGCCCACGCAGCACCAGGAGCCGAACGGGGGCTCCGGCAGCATCACCAACGGCGGTGCTGCTGCGGTGTCCGCCGCCACGCCGCTGCACAGCTCGGCGTCCTCCAACGTCAACGGCGCCGCCGACGGGTACGATAGCGACGGCTACAGCTTCGCGCCGCC TACACCGTCAACTTTGTCAATGTCCATACCTCCGGAGCTTGCTGGAGCAATTCCACTGATTGATAGATTCCAG GTGGAGGGATTTCTCAAGTCAATGCAAAAACAGATTCATTCGGCTGGAAAACGcggatttttttctaaaaaatctgTTGGGCCCCAAGCTCGTGAGAAGTTCACTTTGGAAGATATGCTGTGCTTCCAAAAG GATCCTATTCCAACTTCGTTATTAAAAATAAGTAGTGACCTTGTAAGCCGCTCAATTAAGTTGTTCCATGTCATACTAAAGTACATGGGCATTGACTCACCTGCAATAATAAGTTTGGATGAAAGGATAGAACTTGTTGCGAAGCTTTATAAGCATACATTGAAGCGTTCTGAACTTCGAGATGAACTCTTTGCACAGATTTCGAAACAAACACGCAACAATCCTGATAG GGGTTGGTCAATAAGAGCTTGGGAACTTATGTATTTGTGTGCATCGTCCATGCCACCAAGCAAAGATATTGGGGCATACTTGTCTGAGTATGTTCACTATATTGCTCACGGAGCCACAGCTGATTCTGATGTTCGAGTTCTAGCATTGAACACACTTAATGCATTAAAACGTTCAGTTAAGGCAGGCCCTAGGGTTACAATTCCTGCACGAGAGGAGATAGAAGCTCTTTTAACCAGCCGGAAGCTTACAACAattgtatttttcttggatgaaacTTTCGAGGAAATTACCTATGATATGACAACAACTGTTGCTGATGCTGTTGAG GAACTTGCTGGCATTATCAAACTTTCAGTATATTCTAGTTTCAGCCTATTCGAGTGTCGAAAGGTTGTTAATGGATCAAAGTCTTCAGAAGTTGGCAACG AGGAATACATTGGATTAGACGATAACAAATATATTGGTGACTTGCTATCTGAATTCAAGTCAGCTAAGGATCGCAATAAAGGAGAAATTTTGCACTGCAAACTTGTATTAAAAAAACGCCTCTTTCGTGAGTCGGATGAGGCTGTGACTGATCCAATGTTTGTTCAGCTATCATATGTCCAG TTGcaacatgattatattttagGAAACTATCCGGTAGGCAGGGACGATGCTGCACAACTCTCTgctctgcaaatattggtcGAGATTGGATTCATTGACAATCCCGAGTCTTGTGT TGAATGGATATCACTTCTAGAGAGGTTTCTACCTAGACAAGTTGCAATTACTAGAGCAAAGCGAGACTGGGAGCTTGACATCATTTCACGCTATCAGTTAATG GAACACCTGTCAAAAGATGATGCACGGCAACAGTTTCTCAGAATCTTAAGGACTCTTCCTTATGGGAATTCAGTTTTCTTCAGCGTTCGGAAGATTGATGATCCAATAGGACTTCTACCCGGAAGAATCATTTTGGGAATCAACAAACGAGGG GTTCACTTTTTCCGTCCGGTTCCCAAGGAATATCTACATTCCGCAGAGCTGAGAGACATCATGCAATTTGGGAGCAGCAATACCGCTGTTTTCTTTAAGATGCGAGTTGCTGGTGTTCTTCATATATTTCAGTTTGAAACTAAGCAG ggTGAGGAAATATGTGTAGCACTTCAAACGCATATAAATGATGTCATGCTCCGCAGATATTCAAAAGCACGCTCTGCTACTAGTGCAATTTCTCAAAATGATGTTACCCAAACAAATAAGCCACAAAATGTCGAAATGTATGAGAAACGTGTCCAAGAACTGACAAAAGCAGTTGAGGAATCCCAGAAGAAAGCAGATTGG TTGCGGGAGGACTTGCAATTGAAGACAAAACAAGAAACAGAGATGCAAGAAGAATTGGAGGGGCTAAGGGATACCTTGCAATCTGAACGACAAAGTTTTTCGGAAGTAAAAAGTGAGATGGATAAGCTAAAATCTCTATGTGCTGAGAAAGAATCTGCTTTGCAG GCTGCTCTGATAGAAAAAAGTAGACTGGAGACCATATTAACAAGTGGTCAGGGCCATTCAGAAAGCAATAATAAAATAGAAGCATCTGGTAATCGCCGTGAGAGAGATGCTTTGACAACTGTAGGCAGCATCAACAGTGACATTGAG ATGGTCACCAAGCTTAAGGAGGAGTTAAAATCACGCCAACAAGAGCTTGATGCTTTGAAAGAAGTCTCGAAGAGGCTAATGTCGGAAAAGAATCTGCTTGACCAGAAAGTTCAAAGGCTTGAAAGAATGAAAAGTGAAGAG AAAAGTACAATGGAAAAAGTTTATGGGGATGAATGCCGTAAACTAAAATCTCAGATTGCTGTATTGGAGCAGAAATTGGAAGTTACAACACGATCCTTAAATGTTGCTAAATCAAATCTTGCTGTAAGAATTGCTGAGGTGGATACCTTACAAACTAGTCTGAAAGAACTTGATGAGTTAAGAGAGTTCAAAGCG GATGTCGACAGAAAGAACCAACAAACTGCTGAGATTCTTAAAAGACAAGGGGCACAATTGGTTGAACTTGAAAATCTTTATAAGCAAGAACAGGTTTTGCGAAAGCGTTACTATAACACAATTGAAG ATATGAAAGGAAAAATAAGAGTTTTTTGTCGCCTACGCCCTCTAAGTGACAAGGAGCTTTCTTTAGAggagaaaaatattgtttgcagtCCTGATGAATTTACAATTGCACATCCATGGAAAGATGACAAGTCGAAGCAACATATATATGATCGTGTTTTTGATGCGGGCACTACTCAAGAAGAAGTCTTTGAGGACACTAag TATCTGGTACAATCGGCTGTTGATGGATATAATGTTTGCATATTTGCTTATGGCCAAACTGGCTCTGGAAAGACTTTCACAATTTATGGTTCAGATAACAATCTTGGTCTTACTCCAAGGGCTACATTTGAGCTTTTTAGGGTGATAAAAAATGATGGTAACAAATATTCATTTTCTTTGAAG GCATATATGGTGGAGCTTTATCAAGATAATCTTGTGGACCTATTGTTGCCCAAAAATGCAAAGCAGCAAaaattagagataaaaaaagatTCTAAG GGTGTTGTTACTGTTGAAAATGCGACAGTTGTGAGCATTTCAAGTATTGAAGAGCTGAGGGCTATAATTTCGAGAGGTTCTGAGAGAAGGCACACCGCTGGAACAAATATGAATGATGAGAGCTCAAGGTCTCATTTAATTCTTTCAATCGTTATTGAGAGTACTAATCTCCAGACTCAATCATACGCGCGAGGCAAG CTAAGTTTTGTGGACCTTGCTGGTTCTGAGAGGGTGAAAAAATCTGGTTCAGCAGGAAAGCAACTGAAAGAAGCACAAAGCATCAATAAATCTCTTTCTGCGTTGGCTGATGTTATTGGTGCTTTATCGTCTGATGGACAACATATACCTTACCGGAACCATAAGTTAACAATGCTTATGAGTGATTCTCTCGGTGGCAATGCGAAGACCTTAATGTTTGTGAATGTTTCACCAGCAGAGTCTAACTTGGAGGAGACTTATAACTCACTCAT GTATGCTTCACGGGTTCGTTGTATCGTCAATGACACGAGCAAGCATGTTGCCCCGAAAGAAATCATGAGGTTGAAGAAGCTGATTGCCTATTGGAAGGAGCAAGCAGGCAAGCGGAGTGATGATGACGAACTGGAGGAGATACAGGAAGAGAGGATCTCAAAGGAGAAATCAGACAACCGCCTGACCAGCTGA